The Rhopalosiphum maidis isolate BTI-1 chromosome 1, ASM367621v3, whole genome shotgun sequence genome has a segment encoding these proteins:
- the LOC113560632 gene encoding uncharacterized protein LOC113560632, producing MCMPYAFKQVGVVTGLLLSFIAGLTFTYSFILLCRLRYKICQIHRVSTVPFQNMIEYGLEHGPRVIRHFSTFFRFMFIVMNLTLNFGKSCLYTKFASLAIQELFTEMGLAVNLLSVSLSYEVVCLSFLLLPYTEHMKPIYILSRIVCTVLLCFTCYIIFKSDMHIDSQTLSCGDWTDVFQLFGTLLFSIIPVVQVDI from the exons ATGTGCATGCCGTACGCGTTTAAGCAGGTGGGCGTGGTCACCGGCTTGTTGTTGAGCTTTATCGCCGGATTGACATTTACATACTCCTTTATCCTCTTG tgCCGtcttaggtataaaatatgtcaaatacACCGAGTGTCGACAGTGCCGTTTCAAAACATGATCGAGTACGGCTTGGAACATGGCCCGAGAGTAATCAgacatttttcaacatttttcag GTTTATGTTTATCGTCATGAACCTGACGTTGAATTTCGGAAAGAGTTGTCTGTACACGAAATTCGCGTCGTTGGCAATTCAAGAG TTGTTTACCGAAATGGGACTTGCCGTGAATCTTTTGAGTGTTTCTCTGAGCTACGAAGTCGTGTGCTTGTCGTTCCTGCTATTACCGTATACCGAACATATGAAACCGATATACATCCTTAGCCGTATTGTATGTACTGTTTTACTGTGCTTCACCTGCtacattatattcaaatcGGACATGCATATTGACAGTCAAACGTTGAGTTGTGGCGATTGGACGGACGTTTTCCAACTCTTTGGAACCCTTTTGTTCTCTATCATACCTGTTGTCCAGGTAGATATAtaa